In the genome of Aspergillus luchuensis IFO 4308 DNA, chromosome 2, nearly complete sequence, one region contains:
- a CDS encoding uncharacterized protein (COG:S;~EggNog:ENOG410PYXG;~SECRETED:SignalP(1-18)), with product MKFNSAIALSSLLALAVAQDSSSTTSAATTTASLSPQASCAAKCAETEICCIANCYSVPCPDNAQANDTTSCVAACPQGSGSPSDQQSYASCQSSCYSSYFFPASATGASGSSATTAGSNDASTTKSGSSSSSTGSGSDSKSGSSGTSTATGAHASSTENAAAITQLKLGVSAAGVLGFVLAAWAL from the exons ATGAAGTTCAACAGCGCTAtcgctctctcctcccttctgGCTCTCGCCGTCGCCCAggactcttcctccaccaccagtgCCGCGACGACCACTGCTAGCTTGTCTCCTCAGGCTTCCTGCGCTGCCAAGT GCGCTGAAACTGAGATTTGCTGCATCGCCAACTGCTACAGCGTCCCCTGCCCCGACAACGCCCAAGCCAACGACACCACCAGCTGCGTTGCCGCCTGTCCCCAGGGTTCCGGCTCCCCCAGCGACCAGCAATCCTACGCCAGTTGCCAGAGCAGCTGCTACAGCAGCTACTTCTTCCCGGCCAGTGCCACAGGAGCGTCGGGCTCTTCCGCTACCACTGCTGGCTCCAACGacgccagcaccaccaagaGCGGaagctcttcttcgtcgaccGGCTCTG GCTCCGACTCCAAGTCTGGCTCCTCCGGAACTAGCACCGCGACTGGTGCTCACGCCAGCAGCACCGAGAACGCCGCTGCTATCACGCAGCTCAAGCTGGGCGTTTCCGCAGCCGGTGTGCTTGGCTTCGTCTTGGCTGCTTGGGCTCTGTAA